The DNA sequence ACTTTTTATAAATGAACTTAATAGAATGCCTGAATCAACTCAAAACGTTCTTCTTCCAGCTATGGATGAAAAAACAATAATTGTCCCTAAATTGGGAGAAGTGAAAGCTAAAAATGGATTCATTATAATAGCAACTCAAAATCCAGAAGAATATGTTGGAACAACTAGGTTAAGCGAAGCTTTAAAAGATAGATTTGTTTGGGTTAAGCTAGATTATCAATCTGAAGAGGAAGAGAAAGAAATAGTTAAACAAGAAACCAACTGTTTTAACGAGGAATTAATTAATTTAGCTATTAAAGTAATTAATGCTATTAGGAAAGATCCAAATGTTAGGAGAGGCCCATCAGTTAGAGGAGCAATAGATATGGTTGATTTATTAAAAAATAAAGAAAACTTAACTAAAGATGAAGTAATAGAAGCTGCAGTTATGGCTTTAACTTGTAAAATAGAGCTTGCATTAAAAAGCGAAGAAACAAAAGAAGAATTAATAAAAAAAATTCTTTCCTCAATTTTAATGCAAGCAAAATTTTTTAATAATCAAAATTTTTTTCAAAATTCAATAGTAAAAAATGAAGAAAATAATGTTAATTTATTATATGGAATTATTAATAATAAAGAAAACAAAATAATAGATGAAATTTTTATTAATAAATTAAGCTCGATAAATCACGATTCAAAAAATATTAATATTAAACTTATTAAGAATAAAAAACCTGGTGAAATATTTAAAATCTATATTGAAGATTTTGATAAAATTCAAGATGAAGATGAAAAAAGAATTATAAAAAGATATGTGGCTTATTTAATAGTTAAAATAGCTTCTGAAATAAGTGAAAAGGGAAAACGTAAAGTAAAAAAGAAAATCAGCAGTTATAATTTAGGCGATGAAGAAATAGATGAGGACTTAACGATAGAAAATATTTTAGGAAGAAAAGCTTACAGTAGCGAAGATTTAATAACCATAAAAAAAGAACCTAAAAAAATAGCAGTCGCATTAATGCTTGATATAAGTAATTCAATGCAAAGATCAAAAATAGTTACAGCAGCCTTAGCTATAGGAGCTTTAGCATATAAACTTGAAAAAGATTACTATTCTATTGTGACATTTAAAAATGAAGCTTCCCCAATTAAATTAATTAATGAAAGAATCGATTTAGATGGAATTATTGAAAAAATTTTATCTCTTGAAGTGGGGGGATTAACTAATATAAAGGCTGGATTAATTGAAGGAGTAAATCAACTTAACTCTTTAAATGATTTAACGCTAGAAAAAATAGGAATTTTAATTACTGATGGGTGGCTTACAACAGGAGATGACCCCCGCTCAACAGTAAAAGATTTTGATAGACTTCATGTTATTCAAACTGGGATTGGGGGAGGAAGCGAAGAAAGCATAAAATTATGTAAAGAATTAGCGAAAAATGGTCGAGGCAAATATACGTTTATAGAGGATTTAGATGAATTACCAAACAAATTAATTGAGATATTTAGGTAAAATTTTAGCTTAATAATCAAAAGAGTAGAGGAAAAAATTTGAAGAAAACTATTTTAATAACTTTATTAATAACCATAGTTATTACGGTTCAACTTCCATATATTTATCTATTATGGTTTAAAAAAACTGGAAGAGAAGAAATTATTTATGTTAAACCAACTCTTCAGAAAAGCGTTGATATAGATTGGTTTAACCCTGAAAAAGTTAGAGTTAGATGGTTTAGATTTGAATCAACTAATGAAGAAAATGAACCTGAATTAATTGTTATTAAATCTGGTGATAACTTAACCCTTTGGTTAAGAATTAGCCACTTTAATAGAAGCGAGTTTAACTTAACAAAGATTCTTAATATTCAAATTTGGTTTTTTAATATTTGGTCGCCTAATAGTACAAATTGGGGAAGTTTATGGAAAATAAATATTTATTTAAATGGTCAATTTGATAGAAGTCAAATGTTGGGTATTCCAAAAGATGATTCTGGAACGCAATTAATTCTTAATTGGGATGATGAAAGAATAAATAGAATAGGAGATGTTTTAAGATTTGATTTTAAATTTGAAAGCATAATTCCTGTAAATGGTATATTAGTAATTAAAAGTTTAGAAATTTTTGTTATAGCTCAATCTACACCTTGAAAATTATAAAATTATTTAAAAATTTAAAGTGATAAACATGAATGTTGGAGTATTATTTAGTGGTGGAAAAGATAGTAATTATACTGTTTGGTATTTAATGCATCAAGGATTTAAAATAAGTAGTTTAATTACTGTTATTCCAGAAAATCAAAATTCATATATGTTTCATTATCCTAATGTTGAATGGGCTAAATTACAAGCTGAAGCATTAAGTTTACCAATAAGTTTTATAAGAGTTAAAGGCGAAAAAAATGAGGAATTAAAAAGTTTGTTTTATCAATTAAAAGATTTAAAGGAAAAGCTTAACTTTGAAGGTTTAGCTTTCGGTGCTATAGCTAGTGAATATCAAAAAACTAAGTTAGAGTTTATTTGTGAAGAATTAAAGGTAGCATCTTATGCTCCTTTATGGATGAAAGACTCAAAAAAAATATTAAAAGAGGAAATTGAAGCTGGATTTGAAATAATTGTGACTGCTTGCATGGCTAAAGGGTTAAGTAAAGAATGGCTTGGAAAAGTAATTAATGAAGAAAATTTTCAAAAATTAATTAGTTTATCAGAGAAACATGGGTTTAACTTGACTTTTGAAGGGGGAGAAGGGGAAACTTTTGTTTTAAATGGACCAACATTCAAAAAGAAAATTTTAATTTCTGAATCTGAAATTAAATGGGTCGGCGATTCAGGCTTCTTAATAATTAAAAAAGCAAATTTAACGAATAAAGAGGCAAGTTAAGAAATTAACTTTTCAGCAGCTTCCTCAGCTTTTTCATAAATTTTTTCTGGATTAAGCGTTGTAAACTCCTTATTTTTCATTAGAAACTCACCATTCACAATAGTTGAATTTACATGATCTCCTTTAATTGAGTAAATTAAATCTGAAATTAAAGTGTTCGTGTTATGAATTGGAGTTAAATTTGGAGTTTTTAAATCTATCAAAATTAAATCAGCTTTTTTTCCTTTTTCAATGCTTCCAACTTCCTTACTTATATTTAAAGTTTCAGCTCCACCTAAAGTAGCTAAATCTAAAACTTTTTGAGCAGGCATAACTGCTGGATCCCATTTATAAAACTTATGAATTAAAGCGCAAATTTTCATTGTATCAAACATATCTAGGCAATTATTGCTAGCTGCACCATCTGTACCAAGAGAGACTGAGATTTTTTCATTTAACATTTCTGGTATAGGCGCTATACCACCTGATGCAAGTTTTAGATTTGATACTGGACAATGTGATATTTTAACATTTTTTTCTTTAAGAATTTTAATTTCCCTTTTAGTTAACCAAACAGCATGAGCTGCAACCAAATTTGAACATAGAAAACCAATTTTA is a window from the Candidatus Bathyarchaeota archaeon genome containing:
- a CDS encoding AAA family ATPase — encoded protein: MNIDEAIKEVKKRSKIIGREIELKKILLAVSAGKHILLEGPVGVGKTKLATAVANFLNKPVYRVDGDERYTENKLVGWFDPPILVNKGYVKEAFIPGPLFLAMINGGILFINELNRMPESTQNVLLPAMDEKTIIVPKLGEVKAKNGFIIIATQNPEEYVGTTRLSEALKDRFVWVKLDYQSEEEEKEIVKQETNCFNEELINLAIKVINAIRKDPNVRRGPSVRGAIDMVDLLKNKENLTKDEVIEAAVMALTCKIELALKSEETKEELIKKILSSILMQAKFFNNQNFFQNSIVKNEENNVNLLYGIINNKENKIIDEIFINKLSSINHDSKNINIKLIKNKKPGEIFKIYIEDFDKIQDEDEKRIIKRYVAYLIVKIASEISEKGKRKVKKKISSYNLGDEEIDEDLTIENILGRKAYSSEDLITIKKEPKKIAVALMLDISNSMQRSKIVTAALAIGALAYKLEKDYYSIVTFKNEASPIKLINERIDLDGIIEKILSLEVGGLTNIKAGLIEGVNQLNSLNDLTLEKIGILITDGWLTTGDDPRSTVKDFDRLHVIQTGIGGGSEESIKLCKELAKNGRGKYTFIEDLDELPNKLIEIFR
- a CDS encoding diphthine--ammonia ligase, which codes for MNVGVLFSGGKDSNYTVWYLMHQGFKISSLITVIPENQNSYMFHYPNVEWAKLQAEALSLPISFIRVKGEKNEELKSLFYQLKDLKEKLNFEGLAFGAIASEYQKTKLEFICEELKVASYAPLWMKDSKKILKEEIEAGFEIIVTACMAKGLSKEWLGKVINEENFQKLISLSEKHGFNLTFEGGEGETFVLNGPTFKKKILISESEIKWVGDSGFLIIKKANLTNKEAS